A portion of the Pseudorasbora parva isolate DD20220531a chromosome 1, ASM2467924v1, whole genome shotgun sequence genome contains these proteins:
- the LOC137077348 gene encoding zona pellucida sperm-binding protein 4-like isoform X6 has product MAGSWCAVQSLALSVWFCAFCHAVPQWSNLPQNPQALMLQQTDQRVQQQQASQRFSQQVQQQANQQVPQQFQPKQPVVQAEPLDKCAVADYEQIQCGPPGISGAECEAINCCFNGQQCFYGEAVTLQCIRDGQFVVVVARDVTLPRLSLDSVHLLGGNDPTCSPVASTPSFAIYQFPVTACGTSMMEDSGYVVYENRMTSTYEVGVGPLGSITRDSHFELLFQCRYSATSVEALVVEVNTVPAPPPVAAPGPLRVELRLANGQCVTKGCAEGDEAYTSYYGDADYPVTKVLREPVFVEVRILERTDPNIVLMLGRCWATSTPSPLSLPQWDLLVDGCPYQDDRYLTTLVPVAGSSGLQFPTHYKRFVVKMFTFVDPASLAPLQETIFIHCSTAVCHPSSGSCEQSCARKRRAVDVKTISSGQTVVSSGEVNLVM; this is encoded by the exons ATGGCAGGAAGCTGGTGTGCTGTTCAATCTCTGGCACTTTCTGTGTGGTTTTGTGCTTTCTGTCATGCTGTTCCACAGTGGAGTAATCTGCCCCAGAACCCTCAAGCTCTGATGTTACAGCAAACTGACCAGCGGGTTCAACAACAACAAGCTAGTCAACGGTTTTCTCAGCAGGTTCAACAGCAAGCCAATCAACAGGTTCCTCAGCAATTTCAGCCTAAGCAGCCAGTGGTGCAGGCAGAGCCCCTTGACAAATGTGCTGTAGCTGATTATGAGCAGATTCAATGTGGCCCACCTGGTATCAGTGGTGCTGAGTGTGAGGCTATCAACTGCTGCTTTAACGGACAGCAGTGTTTCTATGGGGAGGCAG TGACTCTGCAGTGTATAAGAGATGGTCAGTTTGTGGTAGTGGTTGCTAGAGATGTTACGCTACCTCGActgagcctggattcagtcCATCTCCTAGGTGGAAACGACCCAACTTGCAGTCCTGTGGCATCCACACCTTCCTTTGCTATATACCAGTTCCCTGTCACTGCATGCGGCACAAGCATGATG GAGGACAGTGGCTATGTGGTGTATGAAAACCGAATGACCTCCACATATGAAGTGGGTGTCGGACCACTTGGTTCCATcacaagggacagccattttga GCTTCTCTTCCAGTGTAGGTACTCTGCTACTTCTGTGGAAGCTCTGGTTGTGGAGGTCAACACCGTTCCTGCACCTCCACCAGTAGCGGCTCCTGGACCCCTCAGGGTGGAGCTTAGACTGGCAAATGGTCAATGTGTCACCAAAGGCTGTGCAGAAG GGGATGAGGCGTACACATCCTACTACGGTGATGCTGATTATCCAGTCACAAAAGTCCTGCGGGAGCCTGTGTTTGTTGAGGTGCGCATTTTGGAGAGGACTGACCCCAACATTGTCCTAATGCTGGGACGCTGCTGGGCGACATCAACCCCCAGTCCACTCAGTCTACCCCAGTGGGACCTTCTGGTCGATGG ATGCCCTTACCAGGATGACCGTTATCTGACCACATTGGTTCCAGTGGCTGGATCTTCTGGTCTTCAGTTCCCAACGCACTACAAGCGCTTTGTTGTGAAGATGTTCACATTTGTGGATCCAGCATCACTGGCTCCTCTACAGGAAACC ATCTTTATCCACTGTAGTACAGCAGTGTGCCATCCCTCTTCTGGCTCCTGTGAGCAAAGCTGTGCTAGGAAAA
- the LOC137077348 gene encoding zona pellucida sperm-binding protein 4-like isoform X5, translating into MAGSWCAVQSLALSVWFCAFCHAVPQWSNLPQNPQALMLQQTDQRVQQQQASQRFSQQVQQQANQQVPQQFQPKQPVVQAEPLDKCAVADYEQIQCGPPGISGAECEAINCCFNGQQCFYGEAVTLQCIRDGQFVVVVARDVTLPRLSLDSVHLLGGNDPTCSPVASTPSFAIYQFPVTACGTSMMEDSGYVVYENRMTSTYEVGVGPLGSITRDSHFELLFQCRYSATSVEALVVEVNTVPAPPPVAAPGPLRVELRLANGQCVTKGCAEGDEAYTSYYGDADYPVTKVLREPVFVEVRILERTDPNIVLMLGRCWATSTPSPLSLPQWDLLVDGCPYQDDRYLTTLVPVAGSSGLQFPTHYKRFVVKMFTFVDPASLAPLQETIFIHCSTAVCHPSSGSCEQSCARKRRAVDVKTISSGQTVVSSGEVNLVM; encoded by the exons ATGGCAGGAAGCTGGTGTGCTGTTCAATCTCTGGCACTTTCTGTGTGGTTTTGTGCTTTCTGTCATGCTGTTCCACAGTGGAGTAATCTGCCCCAGAACCCTCAAGCTCTGATGTTACAGCAAACTGACCAGCGGGTTCAACAACAACAAGCTAGTCAACGGTTTTCTCAGCAGGTTCAACAGCAAGCCAATCAACAGGTTCCTCAGCAATTTCAGCCTAAGCAGCCAGTGGTGCAGGCAGAGCCCCTTGACAAATGTGCTGTAGCTGATTATGAGCAGATTCAATGTGGCCCACCTGGTATCAGTGGTGCTGAGTGTGAGGCTATCAACTGCTGCTTTAACGGACAGCAGTGTTTCTATGGGGAGGCAG TGACTCTGCAGTGTATAAGAGATGGTCAGTTTGTGGTAGTGGTTGCTAGAGATGTTACGCTACCTCGActgagcctggattcagtcCATCTCCTAGGTGGAAACGACCCAACTTGCAGTCCTGTGGCATCCACACCTTCCTTTGCTATATACCAGTTCCCTGTCACTGCATGCGGCACAAGCATGATG GAGGACAGTGGCTATGTGGTGTATGAAAACCGAATGACCTCCACATATGAAGTGGGTGTCGGACCACTTGGTTCCATcacaagggacagccattttga GCTTCTCTTCCAGTGTAGGTACTCTGCTACTTCTGTGGAAGCTCTGGTTGTGGAGGTCAACACCGTTCCTGCACCTCCACCAGTAGCGGCTCCTGGACCCCTCAGGGTGGAGCTTAGACTGGCAAATGGTCAATGTGTCACCAAAGGCTGTGCAGAAG GGGATGAGGCGTACACATCCTACTACGGTGATGCTGATTATCCAGTCACAAAAGTCCTGCGGGAGCCTGTGTTTGTTGAGGTGCGCATTTTGGAGAGGACTGACCCCAACATTGTCCTAATGCTGGGACGCTGCTGGGCGACATCAACCCCCAGTCCACTCAGTCTACCCCAGTGGGACCTTCTGGTCGATGG ATGCCCTTACCAGGATGACCGTTATCTGACCACATTGGTTCCAGTGGCTGGATCTTCTGGTCTTCAGTTCCCAACGCACTACAAGCGCTTTGTTGTGAAGATGTTCACATTTGTGGATCCAGCATCACTGGCTCCTCTACAGGAAACC ATCTTTATCCACTGTAGTACAGCAGTGTGCCATCCCTCTTCTGGCTCCTGTGAGCAAAGCTGTGCTAGGAAAA GAAGAGCTGTTGATGTCAAGACCATCTCTAGTGGGCAAACTGTGGTGTCTAGTGGAGAAGTTAACCTGGTCATGTGA